The Streptomyces achromogenes genome window below encodes:
- a CDS encoding vWA domain-containing protein encodes MVAISLTKVQETAPALVSLYKSAGVSLAKHGLDGQRAAVYLVVDYSGSMKPYYRDGSVQALADRVLGLSAHLDDDGRVPVVFFSTDVDAVTDIALDDHRGRVDRIVAGLGHMGRTSYHLAMDAVIDHYLDSGAREPALVVFQTDGGPINKLAAERYLCKASKLPLFWQFIGFGDRGSKQFDFLRKLDELPVPAQRAVDNAGFFHAGPDPRKVSDADLYDRLVCEFPQWLTAARAQGIVRP; translated from the coding sequence ATGGTCGCGATCAGTCTCACCAAGGTCCAGGAGACCGCACCCGCGCTGGTCAGCCTCTACAAGAGCGCCGGGGTGTCCCTCGCCAAGCACGGTCTCGACGGGCAGCGGGCCGCCGTCTACCTCGTCGTCGACTACTCGGGGTCGATGAAGCCGTACTACCGGGACGGCAGCGTGCAGGCGCTCGCCGACCGGGTGCTGGGACTCTCCGCCCATCTCGACGACGACGGCCGGGTGCCGGTCGTCTTCTTCTCCACCGACGTCGACGCCGTCACCGACATCGCCCTCGACGACCACCGCGGCCGGGTGGACCGCATCGTGGCCGGGCTCGGGCACATGGGCAGGACCAGCTACCACCTCGCCATGGACGCCGTCATCGACCACTACCTCGACAGCGGCGCACGGGAACCCGCGCTCGTCGTCTTCCAGACCGACGGCGGCCCCATCAACAAGCTCGCCGCCGAGCGCTATCTCTGCAAGGCCTCCAAGCTGCCCCTGTTCTGGCAGTTCATCGGCTTCGGCGACCGCGGCAGCAAGCAGTTCGACTTCCTGCGCAAGCTCGACGAACTGCCCGTCCCGGCGCAGCGGGCGGTCGACAACGCCGGCTTCTTCCACGCCGGTCCGGACCCGCGGAAGGTGTCGGACGCGGATCTCTACGACCGGCTCGTGTGCGAGTTCCCGCAGTGGCTGACGGCCGCCCGGGCGCAGGGGATCGTACGGCCGTAG
- a CDS encoding glutamate synthase subunit beta, with translation MADPKGFLNHGREVAKSRPVDVRLKDWNEVYVPGSLLPIISKQASRCMDCGIPFCHNGCPLGNLIPEWNDFAYREDWSAAQERLHATNNFPEFTGRLCPAPCESACVLGINQPAVTIKNVEVSIIDKAWETGDVAPQAPERLSGKTVAVIGSGPAGLAAAQQLTRAGHTVAVYERADRIGGLLRYGIPEFKMEKRHINRRIEQMRAEGTRFRTGIEIGRDLKATDLKKRYDAVVIAAGATTARDLPVPGRELKGVHQAMEYLPLANKVQEGDFVAPPITAEGKHVVVIGGGDTGADCVGTAHRQGAASVTQLEIMPRPGEERNPGQPWPTFPMLYKVTSAHEEGGERVYSVSTTHFEGDEDGNVQWLHLTEVEFVEGRLTPKPGTERKIPAQLVTLAMGFTGTDRENGLVEQFGLELDERGNVARDADFATNVPGVYVAGDAGRGQSLIVWAIAEGRSAARGVDRFLTGASDLPAPIRPTDRSLMV, from the coding sequence ATGGCTGACCCGAAGGGCTTCCTGAACCACGGCCGTGAGGTCGCCAAGTCCCGCCCCGTCGACGTGCGGCTGAAGGACTGGAACGAGGTCTACGTCCCCGGTTCGCTGCTGCCGATCATCAGCAAGCAGGCCAGCCGGTGCATGGACTGCGGCATCCCGTTCTGCCACAACGGCTGTCCGCTGGGGAACCTGATCCCCGAGTGGAACGACTTCGCCTACCGCGAGGACTGGTCGGCCGCGCAGGAGCGGCTGCACGCCACCAACAACTTCCCGGAGTTCACCGGGCGGCTGTGCCCGGCTCCCTGCGAGTCGGCGTGCGTGCTCGGCATCAACCAGCCGGCCGTCACCATCAAGAACGTCGAGGTCTCGATCATCGACAAGGCGTGGGAGACCGGTGACGTCGCCCCGCAGGCGCCCGAGCGCCTGTCCGGCAAGACGGTCGCGGTCATCGGTTCGGGCCCGGCGGGCCTGGCCGCCGCCCAGCAGCTCACCCGGGCCGGCCACACCGTCGCCGTCTACGAGCGCGCGGACCGCATCGGCGGCCTCCTGCGGTACGGCATCCCCGAGTTCAAGATGGAGAAGCGGCACATCAACCGCCGCATCGAGCAGATGCGCGCGGAGGGCACCCGCTTCCGCACCGGCATCGAGATCGGCCGCGACCTCAAGGCGACCGACCTCAAGAAGCGCTACGACGCCGTCGTGATCGCGGCCGGCGCCACGACCGCCCGTGACCTGCCGGTCCCCGGCCGTGAGCTCAAGGGCGTCCACCAGGCGATGGAGTACCTGCCGCTCGCCAACAAGGTCCAGGAAGGCGACTTCGTGGCGCCCCCGATCACGGCCGAGGGCAAGCACGTCGTGGTCATCGGCGGCGGCGACACCGGCGCCGACTGCGTGGGCACCGCCCACCGCCAGGGCGCGGCCTCCGTCACCCAGCTGGAGATCATGCCCCGGCCGGGCGAGGAGCGGAACCCGGGCCAGCCGTGGCCGACCTTCCCGATGCTCTACAAGGTCACCTCCGCGCACGAGGAGGGCGGCGAGCGGGTCTACTCCGTCTCCACCACCCACTTCGAGGGCGACGAGGACGGCAACGTCCAGTGGCTGCACCTCACCGAGGTCGAGTTCGTCGAGGGCAGGCTGACCCCGAAGCCGGGCACGGAACGCAAGATCCCCGCCCAGCTGGTCACCCTCGCCATGGGCTTCACCGGCACCGACCGGGAGAACGGCCTGGTGGAGCAGTTCGGCCTGGAGCTCGACGAGCGCGGCAACGTCGCGCGTGACGCCGACTTCGCGACCAATGTGCCCGGCGTGTACGTCGCCGGCGACGCCGGCCGCGGCCAGTCGCTCATCGTGTGGGCGATCGCGGAGGGCCGCTCGGCCGCCCGCGGCGTCGACCGGTTCCTGACCGGCGCGAGCGACCTGCCGGCCCCCATCCGCCCGACGGACCGCTCGCTGATGGTCTGA